From one Mytilus edulis chromosome 1, xbMytEdul2.2, whole genome shotgun sequence genomic stretch:
- the LOC139487572 gene encoding uncharacterized protein, whose product MAASSQSCGVCDLRHITKPSIVWCTECDEGLCTECQEHHGLSKASRRHKVIPIIEYQKLPPDVLKITQYCSKHDEKFQIYCKKHECPCCSKCIVESHSECRDIVNLDDVIHNVKTSNALCEIEETLVEVAENLQKVRQHIQDNRSNLKDKRMELEKEIKKTRIMINHHLDKLQEDFLKQLFEVEEKDNSKICQLVSSLEIKEKEIAEYQRNVSNIKQHATDLQLFLSMKQIEKDVNSKDKFLHSLVANEGQLSLSFKINASIKNIMSDIKSFGEVHIEAKPYDIVLIEKKAQQAQMMIQSRSIENLKLMLHETINIQGEFIYGCCMLLDGRMAFTFYFKQTVNVFSDKGLQDFEVVLPIFPCDIVYISEDNTLAVTSGASKCITIIDVERKQIKKTISLDSYSYGIALKDNRLIYYVGNKGIRTINLYDEFTSDIVRDLMADNCYIATFKDKVYHTNKGTNTVTCYNLKGQLQWTFQNESVLKNPRGIDVDNDGNVYVAGSDSHNVVVITPDGKRHREVLTASDGLQYPISLLYSCTKNQLLVANWKNRAHLFSFI is encoded by the coding sequence ATGGCGGCATCCTCTCAAAGTTGTGGAGTTTGTGACCTCCGTCACATCACAAAACCATCCATAGTCTGGTGTACAGAATGTGACGAGGGACTCTGTACAGAATGCCAGGAACATCATGGTCTGTCTAAAGCATCCAGAAGACATAAAGTGATTCCTATTATTGAATACCAGAAATTACCACCCGATGTTCTTAAAATTACTCAGTATTGTAGCAAACACGATGAAAAGTTTCAAATTTATTGCAAGAAGCATGAATGTCCCTGCTGCAGCAAGTGCATAGTTGAAAGCCATTCAGAATGTCGGGATATCGTAAATTTAGATGACGTCATTCATAATGTCAAAACCTCCAATGCCTTGTGCGAGATAGAGGAAACATTAGTTGAAGTTGCAGAAAATCTACAAAAAGTTCGTCAGCATATACAAGACAATCGATCGAATTTGAAAGATAAGAGAATggaattagaaaaagaaataaagaagacCCGAATAATGATCAACCACCATCTCGACAAACTACAAGAAGATTTTCTGAAACAACTCTTTGAGGTCGAAGAAAAAGATAACTCGAAAATTTGTCAATTAGTTTCATCCTTAGAGATAAAGGAAAAAGAAATAGCAGAATACCAGAGAAATGTTTCGAACATCAAGCAACATGCGACGGACCTTCAGTTGTTTCTTTCAATGAAGCAGATAGAAAAAGACGTAAATAGCAAAGATAAATTCCTACACTCGCTTGTAGCAAACGAGGGGCAACTATCTCTTTCATTTAAGATCAACGCCTCTATCAAAAATATCATGTCCGATATAAAAAGTTTTGGAGAAGTGCATATTGAAGCAAAACCGTACGATATTGTTCTAATCGAGAAAAAGGCACAACAAGCCCAAATGATGATACAATCAAGATCCATTGAAAATTTGAAACTAATGTTACATGAGACAATTAACATTCAAGGAGAATTCATATACGGATGTTGCATGCTGCTTGATGGTAGAATGGCGTTTACTTTCTACTTTAAACAGACAGTAAACGTATTCAGCGACAAAGGATTACAAGACTTTGAGGTGGTGTTGCCCATTTTCCCGTGTGATATAGTATACATAAGTGAGGACAATACATTAGCTGTTACATCTGGTGCATCAAAGTGTATTACCATTATAGACGTGGAGAGGAAACAAATCAAGAAAACAATTTCACTTGATTCTTACAGTTATGGCATAGCACTGAAAGATAATCGATTGATTTATTACGTTGGAAACAAAGGAATACGAACGATCAATCTGTACGACGAGTTTACGAGTGACATTGTTCGAGACCTAATGGCTGATAACTGTTACATTGCAACTTTTAAGGACAAAGTTTATCATACTAATAAAGGAACAAACACAGTTACGTGTTATAATCTAAAAGGTCAACTGCAGTGGACATTCCAAAATGAAAGCGTTCTGAAGAATCCTAGGGGTATTGATGTAGATAATGATGGTAATGTGTACGTGGCGGGGAGCGATTCACACAACGTAGTAGTTATCACCCCTGACGGAAAACGTCATAGAGAAGTACTGACAGCAAGTGATGGTCTACAATATCCTATCTCTCTTCTTTATAGTTGCACAAAGAATCAGTTGCTGGTCGCGAACTGGAAAAACAGGGCtcatttgtttagttttatttga